Proteins found in one Triticum aestivum cultivar Chinese Spring chromosome 4D, IWGSC CS RefSeq v2.1, whole genome shotgun sequence genomic segment:
- the LOC123099016 gene encoding nucleotide pyrophosphatase/phosphodiesterase, with product MGMAHVALAAVLAMAAAAATVSASPALGIQPLSKIAIHKATVHLDLHRSSAYVRATPALLGNQDEDTVWVTVKYGWDNPTPDDWIAVFSPADFISGTCPNPERYPAEPLLCTAPIKYQYANYSANYLKGGKGSIRLQLINQRADFSFALFTGGLENPKLVSVSKKAVFKNPKAPVFPRLAQGKTHDEMTVTWTSGYDVGEAYPFVEWGMVGAAGARTPAGTLTFNRGSMCGEPARTVGWREPGFIHTAFMRNLWPNKEYFYKIGHELSDGTVVWAKPYTFRAPPTPGQNSLQRIIVFGDMGKAERDGSNEFANYQPGSLNTTDRLIEDLDNYDIVFHIGDMPYANGYLSQWDQFTAQVAPISAKKPYMVASGNHERDWPNTGGFFDVEDSGGECGVPAETMYYYPAENRANFWYKVDYGMFRFCVADSEHDWREGTPQYKFIEECLSTVDRKHQPWLIFTAHRVLGYSSNSWYADQGSFEEPEGRESLQKLWQKYRVDIAYFGHVHNYERTCPLYQSQCVNNEKSHYSGTMNGTIFVVAGGGGSHLSEYTTAIPKWSIFRDHDYGFTKLTAFNHSSLLFEYMKSSDGKVYDSFTIHRDYRDVLSCVHDSCFPTTLAS from the exons atggggatggcgCATGTCGCCCTGGCAGCGGTGCTGGccatggcggcagcggcggcgacggtgagcgcgTCGCCGGCCCTGGGGATCCAGCCGCTGTCCAAGATCGCCATCCACAAGGCCACCGTTCACCTTGACCTCCACCGCTCCTCCGCGTACGTGCGGGCGACGCCGGCGCTGCTCGGCAACCAG GACGAAGACACTGTGTGGGTCACCGTCAAGTACGGCTGGGATAACCCCACCCCCGACGACTGGATCGCCGTCTTCTCCCCCGCCGATTTCAT CTCGGGCACGTGCCCTAACCCCGAGAGGTACCCCGCCGAGCCGCTGCTATGCACGGCGCCGATCAAG TATCAGTACGCCAACTACTCGGCGAACTACCTCAAAGGTGGCAAGGGCAGCATCCGGCTCCAGCTCATCAACCAGCGCGCCGACTTCTCCTTCGCCCTCTTCACCGGCGGCCTCGAAAAC CCGAAGCTGGTGTCGGTGTCGAAGAAGGCGGTGTTCAAGAACCCCAAGGCGCCGGTGTTCCCGCGGCTGGCGCAGGGCAAGACCCACGACGAGATGACGGTGACGTGGACCAGCGGCTACGACGTCGGCGAGGCCTACCCGTTCGTGGAGTGGGGCATGGTCGGCGCCGCCGGCGCACGCACGCCCGCCGGGACGCTCACCTTCAACCGCGGCAGCATGTGCG GCGAGCCGGCGCGAACGGTTGGGTGGAGGGAACCCGGGTTCATCCACACGGCGTTCATGAGGAACCTGTGGCCCAACAAAGA GTACTTCTACAAGATTGGGCATGAGCTCTCCGACGGAACCGTGGTGTGGGCTAAGCCCTACACCTTCCGGGCACCGCCAACCCCCGGGCAGAACTCGCTGCAGCGCATCATCGTCTTCGGTGACATGGGAAAG GCGGAGAGGGATGGATCAAACGAGTTCGCCAACTACCAGCCGGGGTCGCTCAACACGACGGATAGGTTGATTGAAGATCTGGACAACTACGACATCGTCTTCCACATCGGCGACATGCCCTACGCCAACGGGTACCTCTCCCAGTGGGACCAGTTCACCGCACAGGTCGCCCCCATCAGCGCCAAGAAGCCCTACATGGTTGCAAG CGGCAACCACGAGAGGGACTGGCCCAACACCGGCGGGTTTTTCGACGTCGAGGACTCCGGCGGTGAATGCGGGGTGCCTGCCGAGACCATGTACTACTACCCGGCCGAAAACAGAGCAAACTTTTG GTACAAGGTGGACTACGGGATGTTTCGGTTCTGCGTGGCGGACTCGGAGCACGACTGGCGGGAGGGGACTCCGCAGTACAAGTTCATCGAGGAGTGCCTCTCCACGGTGGACCGCAAGCACCAGCCGTGGCTCATCTTCACGGCGCACCGGGTGCTCGGCTACTCCTCCAACTCGTGGTACGCCGACCAGGGCTCCTTCGAGGAGCCCGAGGGCCGGGAGAGCCTGCAGAAGCTGTGGCAGAAGTACCGCGTCGACATTGCCTACTTCGGCCACGTCCACAACTACGAGCGCACATGCCCGCTCTACCAGAGCCAGTGCGTCAACAATGAGAAGAGCCACTACTCGGGCACCATGAACGGGACCATCTTCGtcgtggccggcggcggcggcagccacCTGTCGGAGTACACCACCGCGATCCCCAAGTGGAGCATATTCAGGGATCACGACTACGGGTTCACCAAGCTGACGGCCTTCAACCACTCATCGCTTTTGTTCGAGTACATGAAGAGCAGCGATGGCAAGGTGTATGACTCCTTCACCATCCACAGGGACtaccgcgacgtgctcagctgcGTGCACGACAGTTGCTTCCCCACCACGCTCGCTAGCTGA
- the LOC123100581 gene encoding non-specific lipid-transfer protein 4: MAAAGWFLAAGAIVTATLLSGCALAAPAAGTPTPPSSSSLDCDTVTSLLTGCATFVTRGQSVAPLPAPGTPCCEGVDGLYAVAADSPDNWRSVCRCMAGLVRRYWSNASAIALLPGLCGVSPVATAHAVTYCNSIP, translated from the exons ATGGCGGCCGCGGGGTGGTTTCTAGCCGCCGGAGCCATCGTCACGGCCACCCTGCTGTCAGGCTGCGCCCTGGCGGCGCCCGCGGCTGGCACGCCcacgccgccgtcgtcctcctcgctGGACTGTGACACGGTGACGTCGCTGCTGACGGGCTGCGCGACTTTCGTCACGCGCGGCCAGAGCGTGGCGCCCCTGCCGGCCCCGGGCACGCCGTGCTGCGAGGGGGTGGACGGCCTGTACGCCGTAGCGGCGGACTCGCCGGACAACTGGCGCTCCGTGTGCCGCTGCATGGCTGGGCTCGTCCGGCGGTACTGGTCCAACGCGTCCGCCATCGCGCTGCTGCCGGGGCTCTGCGGCGTCTCGCCGGTGGCCACCGCTCACGCGGTCACCTACTGCAACAG CATCCCTTGA